A region from the Sulfitobacter indolifex genome encodes:
- a CDS encoding carbohydrate ABC transporter permease: protein MTSATTTARRSRFRPKGSVVVMTIYLLFLLLPIYWLINMSLKTNAEILGSFSLYPRDLTLANYAKILTDPSWYMGYVNSLIYVVLNTVISLAVALPAAYAFSRYSFMGDKHLFFWLLTNRMAPPAVFALPFFQLYSSVGLFDTHIAVALAHCLFNVPLAVWILEGFMRGVPKEIDETAYLDGYSFPRFFIRIFTPLIASGIGVAAFFCFMFSWVELLLSRTLTSVDAKPIAATMTRTVSASGLDWGVLAAAGVLTIVPGALVIYFVRNYIAKGFALGRV from the coding sequence ATGACCTCCGCCACCACCACAGCCCGTCGCAGCCGTTTCCGGCCCAAAGGGTCGGTCGTGGTGATGACGATTTATCTGCTGTTTTTGCTGCTGCCGATCTACTGGCTGATCAACATGAGCCTGAAGACCAACGCCGAAATCCTCGGATCCTTCTCGCTCTATCCGCGTGACCTGACTCTGGCGAATTATGCCAAGATCCTCACCGATCCGAGTTGGTACATGGGCTATGTCAACAGCCTGATCTATGTGGTCTTGAACACGGTGATCAGCCTCGCCGTGGCACTGCCAGCCGCCTATGCCTTTTCGCGCTACAGCTTCATGGGCGACAAGCACCTGTTTTTCTGGCTGCTGACCAACCGCATGGCCCCTCCGGCGGTCTTCGCGCTGCCGTTCTTCCAGCTTTATTCCTCAGTAGGGCTCTTCGACACGCATATCGCCGTGGCGCTGGCGCATTGTCTGTTCAACGTGCCGCTGGCGGTTTGGATCCTCGAAGGCTTCATGCGCGGCGTACCAAAGGAGATCGACGAGACCGCTTATCTCGACGGCTACTCCTTCCCCCGCTTCTTCATCCGCATCTTCACGCCCCTGATTGCCAGCGGCATCGGCGTCGCGGCCTTCTTCTGCTTCATGTTCTCGTGGGTGGAACTGCTGCTCTCGCGCACGTTGACGTCGGTCGATGCCAAACCCATCGCCGCCACCATGACCCGTACGGTTTCCGCCTCGGGCCTCGATTGGGGTGTGCTGGCTGCGGCGGGTGTGCTTACAATCGTACCCGGTGCGCTGGTTATTTATTTTGTCCGTAACTACATCGCCAAGGGCTTTGCCCTAGGCCGCGTATAA
- a CDS encoding DUF2160 domain-containing protein: protein MSWMAWTMPTAIFFGVIALLLVTFTILAIKFPETPRTGILRIETTRGDRLFITLLGSAFINLIWLGFEAGPQPYALLVCLAYAAAVFRWV from the coding sequence ATGTCTTGGATGGCTTGGACCATGCCCACCGCGATCTTCTTCGGTGTCATCGCGCTGTTACTCGTCACTTTTACGATCCTCGCGATCAAATTCCCCGAGACGCCGCGCACCGGCATCCTTAGGATTGAAACAACCCGTGGTGACCGTCTGTTCATCACGCTTCTCGGCTCGGCCTTTATCAATTTGATCTGGCTGGGTTTTGAGGCGGGTCCGCAGCCCTATGCGCTGCTGGTCTGCCTTGCCTATGCCGCAGCAGTATTTCGCTGGGTCTAG
- a CDS encoding ABC transporter ATP-binding protein: MSLILKNVSKKVGGQTHIHPTDLTLEKGTMNVLLGPTSAGKTSLMRLMAGLDVPNTGQVIWNGEDVTGMRVQDRKVAMVYQQFINYPSMTVYDNIASPMKLVGKSKDEIDRAVRETAELMQLTPMLDRKPLELSGGQQQRCALARALVKNAGLVLLDEPLANLDYKLREELRAEIPRIFERAGSIFVYATTEPEEALLLGGNTATLWEGRVTQFGLTPSVYRRPENATTARVFSDPPMNFLSMTKSGGTLRFDGGEMPAPASMASLRDGEYTAGFRPNHLTLAAQTPGAIAFDAKLNVTEITGSETFVHLDYHGAKWVGLVHGIQHLKPGQPLSVYLDPAHIYLFDAHGALVSAAPYAEAA; this comes from the coding sequence GTGAGTTTGATCCTGAAAAACGTGTCGAAGAAAGTGGGCGGTCAAACGCATATCCACCCGACCGACCTGACCTTGGAAAAGGGCACGATGAACGTGCTCTTGGGGCCGACATCTGCGGGCAAGACGTCGCTGATGCGGCTGATGGCCGGGCTGGATGTGCCCAACACTGGACAAGTGATCTGGAACGGCGAGGATGTCACCGGCATGCGGGTGCAGGACCGCAAGGTGGCGATGGTCTATCAGCAGTTCATTAATTACCCGTCGATGACGGTCTATGACAACATCGCCTCGCCGATGAAGTTGGTCGGTAAATCCAAAGACGAGATCGACCGCGCAGTGCGCGAGACGGCAGAGTTGATGCAGCTGACCCCGATGCTTGACCGCAAGCCGCTGGAGCTTTCGGGCGGCCAGCAACAGCGCTGTGCTTTGGCGCGGGCGCTGGTGAAAAACGCAGGTCTCGTCCTGTTGGATGAGCCGCTGGCAAACCTCGACTACAAATTGCGCGAAGAGCTTCGCGCCGAGATCCCCCGCATTTTCGAACGCGCCGGGTCGATCTTTGTCTATGCCACGACAGAGCCGGAAGAGGCGCTGCTTTTGGGCGGCAACACCGCGACGCTTTGGGAGGGCCGCGTGACGCAATTCGGCCTGACGCCAAGCGTCTACCGCCGGCCCGAGAATGCCACGACGGCGCGGGTCTTCTCCGACCCGCCGATGAACTTCCTGAGCATGACCAAATCGGGAGGCACCCTGCGCTTCGATGGCGGCGAAATGCCCGCACCCGCCAGTATGGCGAGCCTCAGAGACGGCGAATATACCGCTGGCTTCCGCCCCAACCACCTGACACTCGCGGCGCAAACACCGGGCGCGATCGCGTTTGACGCAAAGCTGAACGTGACCGAGATCACCGGATCGGAAACCTTTGTTCACCTCGACTATCACGGCGCAAAATGGGTCGGGCTGGTGCATGGCATCCAGCACCTGAAGCCGGGTCAGCCGCTGTCGGTCTATCTGGATCCAGCGCATATCTATCTCTTTGACGCGCACGGGGCTCTCGTCTCTGCCGCGCCCTATGCGGAGGCGGCATAA
- a CDS encoding alpha,alpha-trehalose-phosphate synthase (UDP-forming) → MAGRLIVISNRIPSEAAPSGGLVFALHETLRKIGGVWIGSHPETTDDPAESLSEYGDQGEYARLSFSLSPEDYKNFYLGFSNSVLWPVCHRRGDLVKLDRGFERGYSAVNARLARQVMKVAAPDDMIWVHDYHFFPLATELRKLGFTGKIGFFLHVPFPALGDMGALPREANLAHWLADYDLVGLQTRADVARCLEMFRAETDAEFLMNGTIKCGARAVAIRSFPIGIDVETFVQAAQGGSEQDRLADDMAGDIVIGVDRLDYSKGLPNRFRAFGRYLETRDERERRVSMVQIAPPSREEVAAYRELRYELEELVGRVNGEHGEIDWTPLRYIHRNLDRNLLARLYRRARVGIVTPFADGMNLVAKEYVAAQDPEDPGVLILSHMAGAAEDLTDAILVNPYDIEEMSEALKTALALPLEERKRRHAKCMAQVRATDVSRWSQTYVQALKTCAATLVVKPPAREWSEA, encoded by the coding sequence ATGGCTGGCAGATTAATTGTAATCTCAAATCGTATCCCGTCAGAGGCCGCCCCTTCTGGTGGATTGGTGTTTGCACTGCATGAGACGCTACGCAAAATCGGCGGCGTCTGGATCGGCTCGCATCCTGAAACCACAGATGACCCTGCTGAAAGTCTAAGCGAATACGGCGATCAGGGTGAATATGCACGGCTGAGCTTCAGCCTTAGCCCAGAAGACTACAAAAACTTCTATCTCGGCTTTTCCAATTCGGTGCTCTGGCCCGTCTGTCACCGTCGTGGCGATCTGGTAAAGCTCGACCGTGGGTTTGAGCGGGGCTATAGCGCTGTGAACGCGCGCCTTGCCCGTCAGGTAATGAAGGTCGCCGCGCCGGACGATATGATCTGGGTGCATGACTATCATTTCTTTCCCCTTGCGACAGAACTGCGCAAACTTGGCTTTACGGGCAAAATTGGGTTTTTCTTGCATGTTCCCTTCCCCGCTTTGGGTGACATGGGCGCCCTCCCGCGGGAGGCCAATCTGGCGCATTGGCTGGCGGATTATGACCTTGTTGGCTTGCAGACCCGCGCCGACGTAGCGCGCTGCCTTGAGATGTTCCGCGCCGAGACTGATGCCGAGTTTCTAATGAACGGCACGATCAAATGCGGTGCACGCGCTGTGGCGATCCGGTCCTTCCCCATTGGCATCGACGTGGAAACTTTTGTGCAGGCCGCACAGGGAGGAAGCGAGCAAGATCGGCTTGCCGATGATATGGCAGGCGACATTGTCATTGGCGTGGACCGGCTGGATTATTCCAAGGGCCTGCCCAATCGTTTCCGTGCTTTTGGCCGCTACCTTGAAACCCGTGATGAACGTGAGCGGCGTGTGAGTATGGTTCAGATCGCCCCGCCAAGCCGCGAGGAAGTCGCCGCCTACCGCGAGTTGCGCTACGAGTTGGAAGAATTGGTTGGCCGCGTGAATGGCGAGCATGGAGAGATCGACTGGACCCCGTTGCGTTATATTCACCGCAATCTTGACCGCAATTTATTGGCAAGGCTCTACCGCCGTGCGCGGGTGGGGATCGTCACGCCATTTGCGGATGGGATGAACCTTGTCGCTAAGGAATACGTCGCAGCACAAGACCCCGAAGACCCGGGCGTATTGATCCTGTCGCATATGGCGGGTGCCGCCGAAGACCTGACCGATGCAATTTTGGTCAATCCCTATGACATCGAAGAGATGAGCGAAGCGTTGAAAACGGCATTGGCCCTACCTTTGGAGGAGCGCAAACGCCGTCATGCCAAATGCATGGCGCAGGTGCGCGCGACCGACGTAAGCCGGTGGAGCCAGACTTACGTACAGGCGCTCAAGACCTGCGCGGCAACGCTGGTGGTCAAACCGCCGGCACGGGAATGGTCAGAGGCTTAG
- the glpD gene encoding glycerol-3-phosphate dehydrogenase, which translates to MTTAPVDLFVIGGGINGAGIARDAAGRGLSVTLAEMNDLASATSSASTKLFHGGLRYLEYFEIGLVRHALTEREVLLKAMPHISWPMRFVLPYHRDMRFEGDTPTSKLLRLFMPWMRGRRPAWLIRLGLFLYDNLGGREILPATRSLSLRDTPEGAPLEDRFEKAFEYSDCWIEDSRLVVLNARDAELRGARILTQTKVLAASREGGVWAVTVEHGKDGPQEVIRAKMLVNAGGPWVGEIIHNTVRLNSSEGVRLVRGSHIVTKQLYDHDKCYFFQGTDGRIIFTIPYEQDFTLIGTTDADHPDPSVAPECTPEEQDYLINFVNGYLKQDITRKDIVWTYSGVRPLYDDGASSATAATRDYTLKVDETGGAPILNVFGGKITTYRKLAEDALELIAPHFNGLSGHWTAGVALPGGDFPVDGVARLIARLRSDYEFLDESWAARFVRAYGTDARTILGEAATLSDLGEHFGATLTAREVAWLMDREYAQTAHDVIWRRSKLGLRLNETQVARLDKWMQARAAKQAASAAE; encoded by the coding sequence ATGACCACGGCCCCGGTCGATCTTTTCGTCATCGGCGGCGGTATTAACGGTGCTGGTATTGCACGCGATGCCGCAGGGCGGGGTCTTAGCGTGACCTTGGCCGAGATGAATGATCTGGCCTCCGCGACCTCTTCGGCTTCGACCAAACTGTTTCATGGCGGTCTGCGCTACCTTGAGTATTTCGAGATCGGCCTCGTGCGGCACGCGCTGACCGAACGCGAAGTGTTGCTGAAAGCCATGCCGCATATCTCTTGGCCGATGCGCTTCGTGCTGCCCTATCACCGCGACATGCGCTTTGAGGGGGACACGCCGACCTCCAAATTGCTGCGGCTGTTCATGCCGTGGATGCGCGGCCGCCGTCCGGCTTGGCTGATCCGCTTGGGCCTGTTTCTTTATGACAATCTCGGCGGGCGCGAAATTCTGCCCGCCACCCGCAGCCTTTCTTTGCGCGACACGCCAGAGGGCGCGCCGCTGGAGGATCGGTTCGAAAAAGCGTTCGAATATTCTGATTGCTGGATTGAGGACTCGCGCCTTGTGGTGCTGAACGCCCGCGACGCAGAATTGCGCGGCGCCCGCATCCTGACGCAGACCAAAGTGCTCGCGGCCTCTCGCGAGGGTGGTGTCTGGGCCGTGACGGTTGAGCACGGCAAAGACGGCCCGCAAGAAGTGATCCGCGCGAAAATGCTAGTCAACGCGGGCGGCCCATGGGTAGGCGAGATTATCCACAACACCGTGCGGCTGAACTCCTCCGAAGGGGTGCGGCTGGTGCGCGGCAGCCATATCGTGACCAAACAGCTTTACGATCACGACAAATGCTATTTCTTCCAAGGGACCGATGGGCGGATCATCTTCACGATCCCTTATGAGCAAGATTTCACCCTCATAGGCACCACCGATGCAGATCACCCCGATCCTTCGGTCGCCCCGGAATGCACCCCCGAAGAACAAGATTACCTGATCAACTTCGTAAACGGCTATCTCAAGCAGGACATCACCCGCAAAGACATCGTTTGGACCTACTCCGGCGTGCGCCCGCTTTATGATGACGGGGCCAGCAGCGCCACAGCGGCCACGCGGGACTATACGCTGAAAGTGGATGAAACCGGCGGCGCGCCGATCCTCAATGTCTTTGGCGGCAAGATCACCACCTACCGCAAACTGGCCGAGGATGCGCTGGAGCTGATCGCCCCTCATTTCAACGGGCTGTCAGGGCATTGGACCGCTGGTGTGGCGCTGCCCGGCGGGGATTTCCCGGTGGACGGTGTGGCGCGGTTGATCGCGCGGCTTAGGTCGGATTACGAATTTTTGGATGAAAGCTGGGCAGCGCGGTTTGTACGGGCCTATGGTACCGATGCACGCACCATCCTGGGCGAGGCCGCGACGCTTTCGGATTTGGGCGAGCATTTCGGTGCGACGCTGACCGCGCGCGAGGTGGCTTGGCTGATGGACCGCGAATATGCGCAGACCGCGCATGACGTGATCTGGAGACGCAGCAAGCTTGGGCTGCGATTGAATGAGACGCAGGTTGCGCGTCTGGATAAATGGATGCAGGCGCGCGCAGCGAAACAAGCTGCCTCTGCGGCAGAATGA
- a CDS encoding DNA topoisomerase IB, with protein sequence MNAPSSLRYYPDSKPGIARRRCGRGFSYFAPDGACIKDKVERERLVKLAVPPAYEQVWICPHVNGHLQATGFDARGRKQYRYHPLWSEAQAQEKYASLVDFAETLPRLRRRVRRDLKGELGDRAFALAAAVAMIDRLSLRVGNQVYAKTNRTYGTLTLKRRHLTLRDGKLQASFMAKGGKRVRRQIANRTLMRALEKIRDLPGADLLTWVDDDGTSRTLTSSALNDYISDAAAVEGFSAKTFRTWAGSVAAFNVALIHDRPTIKAMAEAAAERLHNTPTIARNSYIHPQVIDLCQHPLDLPEPPDIDDMTQAERGLLAFLRA encoded by the coding sequence ATGAACGCACCGTCCTCGCTTAGATACTACCCCGACAGTAAGCCTGGCATTGCCCGCCGACGCTGCGGGCGAGGGTTTTCTTACTTCGCGCCGGATGGCGCGTGCATCAAAGACAAGGTTGAACGCGAGCGGCTGGTAAAGTTGGCGGTGCCCCCGGCCTATGAACAGGTCTGGATCTGCCCTCATGTGAATGGCCACCTACAGGCCACAGGTTTCGATGCGCGGGGGCGCAAGCAATATCGCTATCATCCGCTCTGGTCCGAGGCGCAAGCGCAGGAAAAATACGCGAGTTTGGTCGATTTCGCCGAAACCCTGCCCCGGCTCCGCCGTCGGGTCCGCCGTGATCTGAAAGGCGAACTGGGCGACCGCGCCTTTGCACTAGCGGCCGCGGTCGCGATGATTGACCGTTTGTCTCTGCGGGTGGGCAATCAGGTCTATGCCAAAACCAACCGCACCTATGGCACGCTGACGCTGAAACGGCGGCACCTGACGTTGCGCGATGGAAAGTTGCAGGCGTCCTTCATGGCGAAAGGGGGCAAACGGGTGCGTCGACAAATTGCCAATCGAACCCTTATGCGCGCACTTGAAAAGATTCGCGACCTGCCGGGCGCCGACCTGCTAACCTGGGTTGATGACGATGGGACGTCGCGCACGTTAACCTCTTCGGCGTTGAACGATTACATTTCCGACGCTGCAGCCGTAGAAGGGTTCTCGGCCAAGACGTTTCGCACTTGGGCAGGCTCGGTCGCGGCGTTCAATGTGGCGCTGATCCACGATAGACCGACCATTAAGGCGATGGCTGAGGCCGCCGCTGAGCGGTTGCACAATACACCCACCATTGCACGCAACAGCTATATCCATCCGCAGGTGATCGACCTTTGTCAGCATCCGCTGGACCTGCCGGAACCCCCTGATATAGACGATATGACCCAAGCCGAACGTGGGCTTTTGGCGTTTTTGCGCGCGTAG
- a CDS encoding exopolysaccharide biosynthesis protein: MSDKDGSTLSGVLDQMEHLSGGADRQITVEEIIDCLGKHSFASTIFAFSLISTSPASGIPGVTAFVGLVVMFLVVQMIFGRKKLWLPGFIMRRDIAAKKLRAGVKWLRRPVSFVDRFLHERTTFLLHRPWIYLPLIMVLSVTIFMPFMEIVPTSGSIASAMIAIFAAGYLMRDGRVVILSMILMSLLPVGVTWFFLGR, from the coding sequence ATGAGCGATAAAGATGGGTCAACTCTCAGCGGTGTTCTTGATCAAATGGAGCATCTTTCCGGAGGGGCGGATAGGCAGATCACCGTCGAAGAAATCATTGACTGTCTGGGCAAACATTCCTTTGCATCAACCATTTTCGCGTTCAGCCTGATATCCACGTCGCCTGCCAGCGGCATTCCCGGGGTCACGGCCTTTGTGGGCCTTGTGGTCATGTTTTTGGTGGTTCAGATGATTTTTGGCCGCAAGAAGCTATGGCTCCCCGGCTTCATCATGCGCCGGGATATTGCTGCCAAAAAGCTTCGTGCAGGCGTCAAGTGGTTGCGCCGTCCGGTGTCATTTGTGGATCGGTTTTTACATGAGCGCACGACGTTCTTGCTCCATCGCCCATGGATATATCTACCGCTGATTATGGTGCTTTCAGTTACCATTTTTATGCCGTTCATGGAGATCGTACCAACTTCCGGCTCCATTGCCTCTGCAATGATCGCTATATTCGCGGCGGGCTACCTCATGCGGGACGGTAGGGTGGTGATCCTTTCGATGATATTGATGTCGCTGCTGCCTGTTGGCGTTACATGGTTCTTTCTTGGGCGCTAA
- a CDS encoding carbohydrate ABC transporter permease, with translation MNKTVNQKAWFLVLPVLILVAFSAVIPLMTVVNYSVQDTFGRNEFFWAGLEWFSDMLESDRMWDALGRQLIFSGVILAIEIPLGIFVALNMPKNGFWASFCLVLMSLPLLIPWNVVGTIWQIFGRVDIGLLGYTLDKLGITYNYTQDITAAWITVVVMDVWHWTSLVALLAYAGLQSIPDAYYQAAKIDQASRWAVFRYIELPKMAGVLMIAILLRFMDSFMIYTEPFVVTGGGPGNATTFLSIDLVKMAIGQFDLGPAAAFSLMYFLVILLISWVFYTVMVNLDKRDGV, from the coding sequence ATGAACAAGACCGTCAACCAAAAGGCATGGTTCCTTGTCCTGCCCGTTCTGATCCTCGTGGCCTTTTCGGCTGTGATCCCGCTGATGACGGTGGTGAATTACTCGGTGCAAGACACCTTTGGCCGGAATGAATTCTTCTGGGCCGGGCTTGAGTGGTTTTCCGACATGCTCGAAAGCGACCGGATGTGGGACGCTCTGGGCCGTCAGTTGATCTTTTCGGGCGTCATTCTGGCAATTGAAATTCCGCTCGGCATCTTTGTCGCGCTGAACATGCCCAAAAACGGCTTCTGGGCCAGCTTTTGTCTGGTGCTGATGTCACTGCCGCTGCTGATCCCGTGGAACGTGGTCGGCACCATCTGGCAGATCTTTGGCCGCGTCGACATTGGCCTTCTGGGTTACACGCTCGACAAGCTGGGGATCACCTACAACTACACTCAAGACATCACCGCCGCTTGGATCACTGTTGTGGTCATGGACGTCTGGCACTGGACCTCGCTGGTGGCGCTTTTGGCCTATGCCGGGCTGCAATCCATTCCGGACGCTTACTACCAAGCCGCCAAGATCGACCAAGCCAGCCGTTGGGCCGTGTTCCGCTACATCGAACTGCCCAAGATGGCGGGCGTGCTGATGATCGCGATCCTGCTGCGCTTTATGGACAGTTTCATGATCTATACCGAGCCGTTCGTCGTCACCGGGGGCGGGCCGGGCAATGCCACGACCTTCCTCAGCATCGACCTTGTGAAAATGGCCATCGGCCAGTTTGACCTCGGCCCCGCAGCGGCGTTCAGCCTGATGTATTTTCTGGTGATCCTGTTGATCTCATGGGTGTTCTACACCGTCATGGTTAACCTCGACAAAAGGGATGGTGTCTGA
- a CDS encoding DeoR/GlpR family DNA-binding transcription regulator has product MSQTFRHPDILEIARREGKVTVDGLAEHFGVTHQTIRRDLTELADSGKLERVHGGAVLPSGASNIGYAERRNLHEEAKTRIARACAEHIPDGCSVFLNIGTSTEAVARALLHHRDLMVVTNNMNVANILVVNPECRIVLTGGALRRMDGGLVGNLTIETIRQFKFDIAVIGCSAMDADGDLLDFDIEEVGVSQCIIAQSRKTFLVTDHSKFKRSAPARIASAREVDMFFTDLPLPAGLAEKCDGWGTEVHFAPEE; this is encoded by the coding sequence ATTTCACAGACATTCCGCCATCCCGACATTCTTGAAATCGCCCGACGCGAAGGCAAAGTCACCGTCGATGGGCTGGCCGAACATTTCGGCGTCACCCATCAGACCATCCGCCGTGACCTCACCGAACTGGCAGATAGCGGCAAGTTGGAGCGGGTGCACGGCGGCGCGGTGCTGCCCTCGGGCGCCAGTAACATCGGCTATGCCGAGCGGCGCAACCTGCATGAGGAGGCTAAGACGCGCATCGCCCGCGCCTGTGCCGAACACATCCCTGACGGCTGCTCGGTCTTTCTCAACATCGGCACCAGCACCGAGGCAGTGGCCCGCGCGTTGCTCCATCACCGCGATCTGATGGTGGTCACAAACAACATGAACGTGGCCAATATTTTGGTCGTCAATCCCGAATGCCGCATCGTGCTAACGGGGGGTGCGCTGCGCCGCATGGACGGTGGCTTGGTCGGCAATCTGACGATTGAGACGATCCGTCAGTTCAAATTTGACATTGCGGTGATCGGCTGCTCGGCCATGGATGCGGATGGCGATCTCTTGGACTTCGACATCGAAGAGGTGGGTGTCAGCCAATGTATCATCGCACAGTCGCGCAAGACCTTTCTGGTGACGGATCATTCCAAATTCAAACGCTCTGCCCCGGCGCGCATCGCCTCGGCCCGAGAAGTTGATATGTTCTTTACCGATCTGCCCCTGCCCGCTGGCTTGGCTGAAAAATGCGACGGCTGGGGAACCGAAGTGCACTTCGCCCCGGAGGAGTGA
- a CDS encoding ABC transporter ATP-binding protein, translated as MAKITLDNLAHSYLPNPGHEDDFALKELNHDWIDGEAYALLGASGCGKSTLLNIISGLLQPSQGRILFNDVDVTHAPTAERNIAQVFQFPVVYDTMTVRDNLAFPLRNRGADASYIASRVQQIAQMIGMEDELNRKARGLTADAKQKISLGRGMVREDVNALLFDEPLTVIDPHMKWELRTQLKSLHHEFGHTMIYVTHDQTEALTFADKVVVMYDGRVVQIGTPQELFERPAHTFVGYFIGSPGMNLFDAQISGNAAQVAGTSIDLTKSYAPKGGKTQLGVRPEFIRLNGEGLGLPAKVTRVEDVGRHKIIRLDVAGQPVSAIAEEGATVPSENTAISFDPAGINVYADDWRISAEGEAA; from the coding sequence ATGGCCAAGATCACGCTTGATAACCTTGCGCATTCCTATCTGCCGAACCCCGGCCATGAGGATGACTTTGCCCTCAAGGAATTGAACCACGACTGGATCGACGGCGAAGCCTATGCGCTTTTGGGCGCTTCCGGTTGCGGCAAGTCTACGTTGCTCAACATCATTTCGGGGCTGTTGCAGCCTTCGCAGGGTCGCATCCTGTTTAACGATGTGGACGTGACCCACGCCCCCACCGCCGAGCGCAACATCGCGCAGGTGTTCCAGTTCCCGGTGGTCTACGACACGATGACCGTGCGCGACAATCTCGCCTTCCCGCTGCGCAACCGGGGTGCGGATGCCTCTTATATCGCGAGCCGCGTTCAGCAGATCGCGCAGATGATCGGCATGGAAGACGAATTGAACCGCAAGGCGCGGGGCCTCACGGCGGATGCCAAACAAAAGATCAGTCTCGGCCGGGGCATGGTGCGCGAAGATGTCAACGCGCTGTTGTTCGATGAGCCGCTGACGGTGATCGACCCGCATATGAAGTGGGAATTGCGCACGCAGTTGAAATCGCTGCACCACGAGTTCGGCCATACGATGATCTATGTGACCCATGACCAGACCGAGGCGCTGACCTTCGCGGATAAGGTCGTGGTGATGTACGATGGTCGCGTCGTGCAGATTGGCACACCGCAGGAATTGTTCGAACGGCCCGCGCATACTTTCGTGGGCTATTTCATCGGCTCACCGGGGATGAACCTGTTTGACGCGCAAATCTCGGGGAATGCCGCGCAGGTCGCGGGCACAAGCATTGACCTGACCAAAAGCTACGCCCCCAAAGGTGGCAAAACGCAACTGGGCGTCCGGCCCGAGTTTATCCGCCTCAACGGCGAAGGCTTGGGGCTGCCTGCCAAGGTAACCCGCGTCGAAGACGTGGGCCGCCATAAGATCATCCGGCTTGATGTGGCAGGCCAGCCGGTCAGCGCCATTGCCGAAGAAGGCGCAACCGTGCCCAGCGAAAACACCGCGATCAGCTTCGATCCGGCGGGCATCAATGTCTATGCCGATGATTGGCGCATCAGCGCAGAGGGAGAGGCCGCATGA